The nucleotide window ATCTATAGATGACACAATATCAGATAGCTATAACTATTGGTCTTGCTGTATTTGGAACTGTACTTACAAGATGTATATCTTTTATACTTTTTCCAGATCCAGAGAAAATACCAGATTTTGTAAAATATTTAGGAAGAGTTCTTCCTTTTGCTGTAATGGGGCTTTTAGTTGTATATTCATATAAAGATATATCCTTTGCAGATCCTAAAGGTGTAATATGCAAATTTATAGCCAGTGCAATTGTTATAGGGCTTCACATATACAAGAGAAATATGCTTTTAAGTATAGCAGGTGGAACAATAGCATATGTAACAATGGTTCATTGTTTTTTAAGTTAAGAGAGACCTTATGGTTTCTCTTTTTTATTTACACCAAAGTTGTCTTTACACTGTTATAGTGGTAAAATTATATGGAAATATATATTTAACAAATGGAGTGAAATTATGAGTTTGAGATTAGTGATTTTTGATATGGATGGAGTTATTTTAGACAGTGAAAGACTTGCTAATATGGCATGGTTTGCAATTAGTGATGAGATGAATCTGGGGCTTACAGATGAGGATTTAAGAGAAATCAAAGGTGGGAATTATGCAAGA belongs to Fusobacterium sp. DD2 and includes:
- a CDS encoding AzlD domain-containing protein, encoding MTQYQIAITIGLAVFGTVLTRCISFILFPDPEKIPDFVKYLGRVLPFAVMGLLVVYSYKDISFADPKGVICKFIASAIVIGLHIYKRNMLLSIAGGTIAYVTMVHCFLS